From Rutidosis leptorrhynchoides isolate AG116_Rl617_1_P2 chromosome 3, CSIRO_AGI_Rlap_v1, whole genome shotgun sequence, a single genomic window includes:
- the LOC139902149 gene encoding uncharacterized protein, which produces MFLQVYMQKSTEKFLFAEANGDVVDFISGFLAISLGTVIGNFMNGNCSLVCLENLYKSIWDMSVESFFKSKAHKDILLKPHFRREYHTSNWIISVPFSNFPTIFLSPNTVKESIRICQGVYTTREIWFLSYIQGQKMTLNDPRVGEEIMKLTGMFMLTDDLFITPNSSTSTMNTLGKCNVPFNDIERHKVSIGLKEV; this is translated from the coding sequence ATGTTTTTGCAAGTTTATATGCAAAAATCAACCGAAAAGTTTTTATTTGCAGAAGCAAATGGAGATGTTGTTGATTTTATTTCTGGTTTTTTAGCAATCTCTTTAGGAACTGTAATAGGTAATTTCATGAATGGCAACTGTTCTCTGGTCTGTTTGGAGAATCTTTATAAAAGCATTTGGGATATGAGTGTAGAAAGTTTTTTCAAGTCCAAAGCTCATAAGGATATTTTACTAAAACCTCATTTTAGGCGCGAATATCAtacaagtaattggattatttcgGTACCATTTAGTAACTTTCCCACAATATTTTTATCTCCTAATACTGTAAAAGAGTCTATACGCATATGCCAAGGTGTTTACACGACTAGGGAAATTTGGTTCTTGTCATATATACAAGGTCAGAAAATGACTTTAAACGATCCAAGAGTTGGCGAAGAAATCATGAAGCTTACCGGAATGTTTATGTTGACAGATGACTTGTTCATAACTCCAAATTCATCTACTTCGACTATGAACACATTGGGCAAGTGTAATGTGCCGTTTAACGACATTGAGAGACACAAGGTTAGCATTGGCTTGAAAGAGGTATGA